Proteins from a genomic interval of Trifolium pratense cultivar HEN17-A07 linkage group LG6, ARS_RC_1.1, whole genome shotgun sequence:
- the LOC123890367 gene encoding uncharacterized protein LOC123890367, translated as MSMDEAKGRTVGGTEYSWCKAIHGGTGIAVLSLLLTKPIDISRFQTSLHKLQNSHPILRSKLHHSKTDTTFSFITSPIPFIKIQSHNLNATSDILQKNQNDTVSISPLQQILEHELNINTWQDRNRSETDSDMLFVSIYAMSDSTSVVVLRLHVAACDRTTAVSILRELLVLIKDDDDDDDEKTEENGLNEKICLAIEDLVPGRKAKKHIWARGLDMLSYSVNSFRFTNLKFNDTKNARFSQVVRMQLNHNDTKRVLAGCKKNRIKLCGAITAAGLMAAHSYKNSSKKYGIITLTDCRATLDPPLSNHNFGFYHAAILNNHVIKGGESLWELAKRTYGAFANSKNNDKHFSDMADMNFLMCKAIENPSLTSSSRTSIMSVFEDTVVDDGGEMQREVGVEDYMGCASVHGLGPSMAIFDTIRDGRLDCVCVYPAPLHSREQMQELINKMKAILIEGGKTYED; from the exons ATGTCGATGGATGAAGCAAAAGGTCGAACAGTTGGTGGAACAGAATATAGCTGGTGCAAAGCTATTCATGGTGGCACTGGCATTGCAGTTCTATCACTCCTCCTCACAAAACCCATCGACATTTCCCGTTTTCAAACCTCACTCCACAAATTACAAAATTCTCATCCTATCCTCAGATCAAAACTCCACCATTCCAAAACAGACACTACTTTCTCATTCATCACATCTCCTATTCCTTTCATCAAAATCCAATCTCACAACCTCAACGCCACTTCCGATATTCTCCAAAAAAACCAAAACGACACCGTTTCTATTTCACCACTACAACAAATCTTAGAACACGAACTGAACATTAACACGTGGCAAGATCGTAACCGTTCTGAAACTGATTCTGATATGTTGTTTGTGAGCATTTATGCTATGTCTGATTCAACATCGGTGGTGGTTTTGCGACTTCATGTGGCAGCGTGTGATAGAACAACGGCGGTGTCGATTTTGAGGGAATTGCTTGTGTTGATtaaggatgatgatgatgatgatgatgagaaaaCAGAAGAAAATGGTTTGAATGAGAAAATTTGTTTGGCTATTGAGGATCTTGTTCCTGGTCGTAAAGCAAAGAAACATATTTGGGCACGTGGTTTGGATATGCTTAGTTACTCTGTTAATTCTTTTAGGTTtactaatttgaaatttaatgacACCAAAAATGCTAGGTTTTCTCAAGTGGTTAGAATGCAACTCAACCACAATGATACCAAGAGGGTTTTAgcg GGTTGTAAGAAGAATAGGATTAAACTATGTGGAGCAATAACAGCAGCAGGATTAATGGCTGCACATAGCTACAAGAATAGTTCTAAGAAGTATGGGATTATTACCCTTACTGATTGTCGTGCCACTCTTGATCCACCTCTCTCAAATCATAATTTTG GATTTTATCACGCTGCCATCCTCAACAACCATGTGATCAAAGGAGGAGAAAGTCTTTGGGAACTAGCCAAAAGAACTTATGGAGCATTTGCCAACTCTAAGAACAATGACAAGCACTTTTCAGACATGGCTGACATGAATTTTCTTATGTGCAAGGCTATAGAGAATCCTAGTTTGACATCATCATCAAGAACATCGATAATGTCGGTGTTCGAGGACACGGTGGTTGATGACGGAGGCGAAATGCAACGAGAGGTTGGAGTAGAGGACTACATGGGGTGTGCTTCGGTTCATGGTTTGGGACCATCTATGGCTATTTTTGATACTATAAGAGATGGAAGGCTGGATTGTGTTTGCGTTTATCCAGCTCCTTTGCACTCTAGGGAACAAATGCAAGAGCTTATTAACAAGATGAAAGCTATTCTCATTGAAGGTGGAAAAACTTATGAGGATTAA
- the LOC123890369 gene encoding probable small nuclear ribonucleoprotein G isoform X1, translating to MSRSGQPPDLKKYMDKQLQIKLNANRMIVGTLRGFDQFMNLVVDNTVEVNGNEKNDIGMVVIRGNSVVTVEALEPVNRTS from the exons ATGAGCAGGTCAGGCCAACCACCAGATTTGAAGAA GTACATGGATAAACAGCTTcaaa TCAAGCTGAATGCCAATCGTATGATTGTTGGTACTCTTCGTGGCTTCGACCAGTTTATGAATTTGGTTGTTGACAATACTGTGGAGGTCAATGGCAATGAGAAAAATGACATAGGGATGGTG GTAATCAGAGGAAATAGTGTGGTCACAGTAGAGGCACTTGAACCAGTGAATAGGACCTCCTGA
- the LOC123890369 gene encoding probable small nuclear ribonucleoprotein G isoform X2, whose protein sequence is MIVGTLRGFDQFMNLVVDNTVEVNGNEKNDIGMVVIRGNSVVTVEALEPVNRTS, encoded by the exons ATGATTGTTGGTACTCTTCGTGGCTTCGACCAGTTTATGAATTTGGTTGTTGACAATACTGTGGAGGTCAATGGCAATGAGAAAAATGACATAGGGATGGTG GTAATCAGAGGAAATAGTGTGGTCACAGTAGAGGCACTTGAACCAGTGAATAGGACCTCCTGA